A genomic region of Streptosporangium lutulentum contains the following coding sequences:
- a CDS encoding M28 family metallopeptidase, with protein sequence MRSSLGPPRRFKRLTVIGGLAAALSFETVSAAADGVQVQGPPGPSLTADAPAVTNVPLPDYDSEIVGRFHSANSVDHIRRLAVDIGPRLNGTPQEREGAEYIGGILKSYGFEVTLQSWGPVSTKHVAKVTSSDADLPGGPNWQMDASTSGKFTGDAGVKGQVVDAKTGQSAAEFPTDTKGKIVLMDYDDTGTVRNTAVANAVDRGAIAVILAYPTGDSEPPWFTLTTPQPEIPVIGGGSAHSAWIRDLLAKGPLTLTIATNEYANPMGTNVIGIRHAVGDQTGTTAPIVMVGAHIDSVLGAPGAHDDASGNGVSLEIARVLSRYPLDKELRIGGFGGEEGGLLGAEAYVNTLTAAEKARFVGEWQLDMVGTPYEPARLWALTPDGRSNHVVQEAYNAAARAGFDGLGNCRLGQSDHQAFYDVGIPSALFIWLDYRPPTPPAVCGPTGGTYVTEPQYHRPTDTMDNISPERLQTTLDVVGGAVAHNALNAVTVSALSDAGQPLAGAPVRADCGNGPRNLGTTGADGRLKAVFPHATCDFTVTVEGTVATGRRVSISGDRAVKVTVDLTKPTISLTRPTDGAVYPLGKTAAASYRCRDNLSEVATCVGTVPDGGRLGTSTVGFHRCSGHPRRPRERTGGAVS encoded by the coding sequence GTGAGGAGTTCACTCGGACCACCTCGCCGGTTCAAACGACTCACCGTCATCGGTGGCTTGGCGGCGGCACTGTCCTTCGAGACCGTGTCGGCGGCCGCCGACGGCGTTCAGGTTCAAGGGCCGCCCGGCCCAAGTCTGACGGCCGACGCGCCCGCGGTGACGAACGTACCGCTGCCGGACTATGACAGCGAGATCGTCGGCCGGTTCCACTCTGCCAACTCCGTCGACCACATCCGGCGCCTCGCCGTGGACATCGGCCCGCGGCTGAACGGCACCCCGCAGGAGCGGGAGGGCGCGGAGTACATCGGCGGCATCCTGAAGTCCTATGGCTTCGAGGTGACCCTCCAGTCATGGGGCCCGGTCTCGACCAAGCACGTCGCGAAGGTCACGTCCTCGGACGCCGACCTGCCCGGAGGACCGAACTGGCAGATGGACGCCTCGACCAGCGGGAAGTTCACCGGCGACGCCGGCGTGAAGGGGCAGGTCGTCGACGCCAAGACCGGCCAGTCCGCCGCCGAGTTCCCCACGGATACCAAGGGCAAGATCGTGCTGATGGACTACGACGACACCGGCACGGTCCGGAACACCGCCGTGGCCAACGCGGTGGATCGCGGCGCGATCGCGGTCATCCTGGCCTACCCGACCGGCGACTCCGAGCCGCCGTGGTTCACTCTCACCACGCCCCAGCCGGAGATCCCGGTGATCGGCGGTGGCAGCGCGCACAGCGCCTGGATCAGAGACCTCCTGGCCAAGGGGCCGCTGACGCTGACGATCGCGACGAACGAATACGCGAACCCGATGGGCACCAACGTCATCGGCATCCGGCACGCGGTCGGCGACCAGACCGGAACCACCGCACCGATCGTCATGGTCGGCGCGCACATCGACTCGGTGCTGGGCGCGCCCGGCGCTCACGACGACGCCTCGGGCAACGGCGTTTCCCTGGAGATCGCCCGGGTGCTCAGCCGGTATCCACTGGACAAGGAGCTCCGGATCGGCGGCTTCGGCGGTGAGGAGGGTGGCCTGCTCGGCGCGGAGGCGTACGTGAACACGCTGACCGCGGCGGAGAAGGCGCGGTTCGTCGGCGAGTGGCAGCTGGACATGGTCGGCACGCCGTACGAGCCGGCCCGGCTGTGGGCGCTGACCCCGGACGGCCGGTCGAACCACGTGGTCCAGGAGGCGTACAACGCGGCCGCACGCGCCGGGTTCGACGGACTGGGCAACTGCAGACTCGGGCAGAGTGACCACCAGGCGTTCTACGATGTGGGCATCCCGTCCGCGCTGTTCATCTGGCTCGACTACCGGCCGCCGACCCCGCCGGCCGTCTGCGGTCCGACCGGTGGGACGTACGTCACCGAGCCGCAGTACCACCGGCCGACGGACACGATGGACAACATCAGCCCCGAGCGGCTGCAGACCACCCTTGACGTCGTGGGCGGCGCGGTGGCGCACAACGCGCTGAACGCGGTGACGGTCTCCGCGCTCTCGGATGCCGGTCAGCCACTGGCCGGGGCGCCGGTGCGGGCCGACTGCGGCAACGGCCCGCGGAACCTGGGTACCACCGGGGCGGACGGCCGGCTCAAGGCGGTGTTCCCACACGCCACGTGCGACTTCACCGTGACCGTCGAGGGCACGGTGGCGACCGGGCGTCGTGTGTCGATCTCCGGTGACCGGGCGGTGAAGGTGACCGTCGATCTCACCAAGCCGACGATCTCCCTCACCAGGCCCACCGATGGAGCGGTTTACCCGCTCGGGAAGACCGCGGCCGCGTCGTACCGGTGCAGGGACAACCTGTCCGAGGTCGCCACCTGCGTCGGCACGGTGCCCGATGGCGGACGGCTCGGCACCTCCACCGTCGGCTTCCACCGCTGCTCAGGTCACCCTCGACGTCCCAGGGAACGGACCGGTGGAGCAGTGTCGTGA
- a CDS encoding SDR family NAD(P)-dependent oxidoreductase: MRLAGARVLITGASSGIGAATARAMAEVGARVVLSGRDEKRLDAVASETGGQALVCDLTTDAAGPAERAGAVDVLVCNAGTGWAGPFATMPDDTIEPMVACNLTAPLRLTRSLLPAMIERGRGHLVYVASIAGAVGVRDEAAYAATKAGLLVFAESLRYELRGSGVGVSVVLPGVVDTPFFERRGAPYTRRWPAPIPAERVARAVVAAVERGRDETYVPGWLRLPARLKGAAPGPFRALAGVFGRQ, translated from the coding sequence ATGAGACTCGCGGGGGCTCGCGTGCTGATCACGGGCGCGTCGTCGGGCATAGGGGCCGCGACCGCACGGGCGATGGCCGAGGTGGGAGCCCGCGTCGTGCTGTCCGGTCGTGATGAGAAAAGGCTCGACGCCGTCGCCTCGGAGACCGGCGGGCAGGCGCTCGTCTGCGACCTCACGACGGACGCCGCCGGGCCGGCCGAGCGCGCCGGAGCGGTCGACGTCCTGGTCTGCAACGCGGGGACCGGATGGGCCGGGCCGTTCGCGACGATGCCGGACGACACCATCGAGCCCATGGTCGCGTGCAACCTGACGGCTCCCCTCCGCCTGACCCGGTCGCTGCTGCCCGCCATGATCGAGCGCGGCCGGGGGCACCTCGTCTACGTGGCCTCGATCGCCGGAGCGGTCGGCGTGCGGGACGAGGCGGCGTACGCCGCGACCAAGGCGGGCCTCCTCGTCTTCGCCGAGAGCCTGCGGTACGAACTGCGCGGGAGCGGGGTCGGGGTGTCCGTCGTGCTGCCCGGGGTGGTGGACACCCCGTTCTTCGAACGGCGCGGCGCGCCGTACACCCGCCGATGGCCCGCGCCGATCCCCGCCGAGCGGGTCGCCCGGGCCGTCGTGGCCGCCGTCGAGCGGGGCCGCGACGAGACGTACGTCCCGGGCTGGCTGCGGCTGCCGGCACGGCTGAAGGGCGCGGCCCCCGGCCCCTTCCGCGCGCTCGCCGGGGTGTTCGGCAGGCAGTGA
- a CDS encoding N-6 DNA methylase, translating to MQDSATVAAADIARLAGVGRAAVSNWRRRFEDFPSPVGGTSSSPLFSLSDVEEWLRRQGKLAEVPLDERVWQQLRAGVEDLRLAEVVGQIGAFLLFLDSSPAKWTRLAGKTDAEVSDRLNEELASQGLPGTPSAVGAIPLLRAVAELAGERGTAATFGFLYERYLEAHSRRVATLPADVAELMVELSSAGGGTVFDPTCGLGTLLMSAADAGAASLAGQERDEAAARITAVRLSLHGRESTVHTGDSLREDRFGSLQADAVVCSPPFGDRAWGYEELASDVRWQYGLPPRGEPELAWVQHGLFHVKAGGHVVVLMPSAAADRRSGRRIRAQLLRTGTLRAVVALPAGAAPHALGSPHLWILRKPEAGDPVPSHVLMVDASDMSWSQMRETVLERWRSYSAGAKEADARGADGTPVDGKKTVPLIDLLDETVDLTPARYVAGRSADSAGQEFAASLEEMASSVSALQRALEDLRAFTAERDDLPKTTIAEQAKAGAIAIHQSPQQETGSGEIPVLTVEDVIAGRAPGGQTSAAADVVRPGSGSPAGAGKVRSESGDSAAVGLVKLEPGDVVVPAGGRVFVARVVRESGAVLGPGLHLFRADPERVDPDCLAGFLRIAGIQTSGRGQTGTSRSDIRRVEIPRLPLQEQRRLGDGFQRLEALEKVVGRLTDQGSTLARLGLEGLGDGTLRNHST from the coding sequence ATGCAGGACAGCGCCACGGTCGCAGCGGCCGACATCGCACGGTTGGCGGGGGTCGGGCGCGCCGCCGTCAGCAACTGGCGCCGGCGGTTCGAGGATTTTCCCTCCCCGGTCGGGGGGACATCGAGCAGCCCCCTGTTCTCCCTCTCCGACGTCGAGGAGTGGCTGCGACGGCAGGGCAAGCTGGCCGAGGTTCCGCTCGATGAGAGAGTCTGGCAGCAGCTGAGGGCAGGTGTCGAGGATCTGCGTCTCGCCGAGGTGGTGGGCCAGATCGGGGCGTTCCTGCTTTTCCTCGACAGCTCGCCCGCGAAGTGGACGCGGCTTGCCGGGAAGACCGACGCCGAGGTGTCCGACCGGCTGAACGAAGAGCTGGCGTCACAAGGGCTTCCTGGGACGCCGTCGGCGGTCGGCGCGATCCCGCTCCTGCGAGCCGTCGCCGAGCTGGCGGGGGAGCGGGGCACCGCGGCGACCTTCGGCTTCCTCTACGAACGCTATCTGGAGGCCCATTCCCGACGGGTGGCGACGCTGCCGGCGGATGTCGCCGAGTTGATGGTGGAGCTCTCCTCGGCCGGTGGCGGGACCGTTTTTGATCCCACCTGCGGGCTCGGCACGCTTCTGATGTCCGCGGCCGACGCCGGTGCCGCGAGTCTCGCCGGGCAGGAAAGGGATGAGGCCGCCGCACGCATCACAGCGGTACGGCTGTCGCTCCACGGTCGTGAGAGTACGGTGCACACCGGCGACTCCCTCCGTGAGGACCGATTCGGCTCCCTGCAGGCCGACGCCGTCGTCTGCAGTCCTCCCTTCGGGGACCGCGCCTGGGGTTACGAGGAACTGGCCAGTGACGTTCGCTGGCAGTACGGCCTGCCGCCACGGGGCGAGCCCGAGCTGGCGTGGGTCCAGCACGGGCTGTTCCACGTCAAGGCGGGTGGGCACGTGGTGGTCCTGATGCCCTCGGCCGCCGCGGATCGCCGATCCGGACGCCGGATCCGGGCACAACTGCTGCGCACCGGCACGTTGCGAGCCGTCGTGGCGCTCCCCGCCGGTGCGGCACCACATGCTCTGGGATCGCCGCATCTGTGGATTCTGCGTAAGCCGGAGGCCGGGGATCCCGTCCCGTCACACGTCCTGATGGTGGACGCCTCGGACATGTCCTGGTCGCAGATGCGAGAAACCGTCCTGGAGAGATGGCGGTCCTATTCGGCCGGCGCGAAGGAAGCCGACGCTAGGGGAGCCGACGGCACGCCGGTTGACGGGAAAAAGACGGTGCCTCTCATCGACCTGCTGGATGAAACGGTCGACCTGACCCCCGCCCGCTACGTGGCCGGCCGATCGGCCGACAGCGCGGGGCAGGAGTTCGCGGCCTCTCTGGAAGAGATGGCCTCATCCGTTTCCGCACTCCAACGTGCCCTTGAGGACCTTCGCGCGTTCACGGCGGAACGCGACGACCTTCCGAAGACCACGATCGCGGAGCAGGCCAAGGCCGGTGCCATCGCCATCCACCAGTCCCCCCAGCAGGAGACGGGGTCGGGGGAGATTCCGGTACTGACCGTGGAAGATGTGATCGCGGGTCGCGCCCCCGGCGGACAGACCTCCGCTGCCGCTGACGTGGTCAGGCCGGGGTCCGGTAGTCCCGCTGGCGCGGGCAAGGTCAGATCGGAATCCGGGGATTCCGCTGCCGTCGGCTTGGTCAAGCTGGAGCCCGGTGACGTGGTCGTCCCCGCGGGAGGCCGCGTTTTCGTCGCGCGGGTGGTGCGAGAGAGCGGCGCGGTTCTCGGCCCGGGACTCCATCTCTTCCGGGCAGATCCCGAGCGAGTCGATCCGGACTGTCTGGCCGGCTTTCTGAGGATCGCCGGAATCCAGACCTCCGGACGCGGCCAGACGGGAACCTCACGGTCGGATATCCGGCGAGTGGAGATCCCACGGCTGCCCCTGCAAGAGCAGAGGCGTCTCGGCGACGGCTTCCAGAGGCTGGAAGCACTTGAGAAGGTCGTCGGCCGGCTTACGGATCAGGGTTCCACCCTGGCCCGACTGGGCCTTGAGGGCCTCGGCGACGGAACCCTGAGAAACCACTCGACCTGA
- a CDS encoding phosphorylase family protein yields MSGLLICTALGIEARAVRGGLSRGSRDRLPRAVRDDLSHISWNDLSEASRGGLPRASRGGFPRDPGNGLPAGDVTVIRIGMGPGRAASAAFVLPPTGAVAVVGFGGALGGALRPGDVLVASEVRFEGRVLPCPSARLLIGELTRAGLAARSGPLVTSGHIVTGAERRRLAVEGALAVDMETGPLAEAAADRPFAALRVIVDTPAIPLIRPATIRGGITAYRTLRRLGPILARWAATTDLPYVPLTERPPPILRMHVEETIHMPHMHVEETIRFTPFKEVQSI; encoded by the coding sequence GTGAGCGGCCTGCTGATCTGCACCGCCCTGGGAATCGAGGCGCGAGCCGTACGGGGCGGCCTCTCGCGGGGCTCGCGGGACCGACTCCCGCGCGCCGTACGCGACGACCTCTCGCACATCTCGTGGAACGACCTCTCGGAGGCCTCGCGGGGCGGCCTTCCGCGCGCCTCACGGGGCGGCTTCCCCCGCGACCCGGGGAACGGACTCCCGGCCGGGGACGTGACGGTGATCCGGATCGGGATGGGGCCGGGCCGGGCCGCGAGCGCGGCGTTCGTGCTCCCGCCGACGGGAGCGGTGGCGGTGGTCGGCTTCGGCGGGGCCCTCGGCGGAGCCCTGCGTCCGGGAGACGTGCTGGTGGCGAGCGAGGTGCGCTTCGAGGGCCGGGTGCTGCCCTGCCCCTCGGCGCGTCTCCTCATCGGGGAGCTGACCCGGGCCGGCCTGGCCGCACGCAGCGGGCCGCTGGTCACCTCCGGTCACATCGTGACGGGAGCCGAACGGCGCCGGCTCGCCGTCGAGGGAGCGCTGGCCGTCGACATGGAGACCGGACCGCTGGCCGAGGCGGCGGCCGACCGGCCGTTCGCCGCCCTGCGCGTCATCGTCGACACCCCCGCCATCCCGCTGATCCGACCGGCCACGATACGAGGCGGCATCACGGCGTACCGCACACTGCGCAGGCTCGGCCCGATCCTCGCTCGCTGGGCGGCCACCACCGACCTCCCCTACGTACCGCTGACCGAGCGACCGCCGCCGATCCTCCGCATGCACGTCGAAGAGACCATCCACATGCCGCACATGCACGTCGAAGAGACCATTCGGTTCACACCATTCAAGGAGGTGCAATCCATATGA
- a CDS encoding class I SAM-dependent methyltransferase has translation MPESRAASIASFWDAAASSFDEEADHGLRDPHVKAAWAERLRSWMPSSPADVLDLGCGTGSLSLLLAEQGHRPAGVDLSPLMVEQARRKLATAGFDVAVTVGDASDPPAEAGASFDVVLSRHLLWTLPDPEEALRRWAGLLRPGGRLVLVEGRWAINAEPDDDRSYDVGSASLPWVGGVRAESLLRALRPLTADARVEPLTDPSLWGRPIQDERYAVVAFV, from the coding sequence ATGCCGGAATCACGTGCCGCCTCGATCGCGTCCTTCTGGGATGCCGCCGCCTCCTCCTTCGACGAGGAGGCCGACCACGGTCTTCGCGACCCCCACGTCAAGGCCGCGTGGGCAGAGCGCCTGCGCTCGTGGATGCCCTCCTCTCCGGCCGACGTCCTGGACCTGGGCTGCGGCACCGGTTCCCTGTCCCTGCTGCTCGCCGAGCAGGGACACCGCCCGGCCGGAGTCGACCTGTCGCCGCTCATGGTCGAGCAGGCCCGGCGCAAGCTCGCCACGGCCGGTTTCGACGTCGCGGTGACGGTGGGCGACGCGAGCGATCCCCCGGCGGAGGCGGGAGCGTCCTTCGATGTGGTTCTCTCCCGCCATCTGCTGTGGACCCTGCCCGATCCCGAGGAGGCCCTGCGCCGCTGGGCCGGCCTGCTGCGACCGGGCGGGCGTCTGGTGCTCGTCGAGGGACGTTGGGCGATCAATGCCGAGCCCGACGACGACCGGTCCTACGACGTGGGATCCGCGTCGCTGCCGTGGGTGGGAGGGGTCAGGGCCGAGAGTCTCCTGCGGGCGCTGCGGCCGCTCACCGCGGACGCGCGCGTCGAGCCACTCACCGATCCGAGCCTGTGGGGCCGCCCGATTCAGGATGAGAGATACGCCGTCGTCGCCTTCGTGTAG
- a CDS encoding vWA domain-containing protein: MHVAAHLDLDVVPLDEADEVTVLLKITAPRAPVTERAPATLQVVLDRSGSMRGHRLDGAKQALLALVDRLDPTDNFGVVTFESSARVEVAAGPLTDKQAVRRGVAAIASAGSTDLSSGLLRGIQETRRASADRGATLLLISDGHANAGIVDHGLLAEITRNAYGNGVVTTTLGYGLGYDEHLLATVADGGTGSALFAEDPDTAAQLIAGEVDNLLAKVAQAASVTIRMYHPVHAVQVFGHLPASRLADGSVMVELGDFHAGESRHHLLRFAVPGIAALGLATVAELSFTYVETPSLTTHTVTVPIAVNVVPGDQAARRITDPEIRTELAFQQAQEARREADKALRRGGVEEAAATLREAGDKLEAHLSSAVPSQVKDLAEEVAKLRELAERARWDDVRRISKSNLERWHLSTRKRRRNEDDVE; encoded by the coding sequence ATGCATGTGGCCGCGCACCTTGATCTGGACGTCGTCCCCCTCGACGAGGCGGACGAGGTGACCGTCCTGCTGAAGATCACCGCTCCACGGGCGCCCGTCACCGAGAGGGCACCCGCGACCCTGCAGGTCGTGCTCGACCGCAGCGGGTCGATGCGGGGGCACAGGCTCGACGGCGCCAAGCAGGCGTTGCTCGCCCTGGTGGATCGGCTGGATCCGACTGACAACTTCGGTGTCGTCACCTTCGAGTCCTCCGCGCGGGTCGAGGTGGCCGCCGGGCCACTCACCGACAAGCAGGCCGTACGGCGTGGCGTCGCGGCCATCGCCTCCGCGGGGTCGACGGATCTCTCCAGCGGCCTGCTCCGGGGCATCCAGGAAACCCGCCGCGCCTCCGCGGACCGGGGTGCCACGCTGTTGCTGATCTCCGATGGACACGCCAACGCCGGAATCGTCGATCATGGTCTGCTCGCCGAGATCACCAGGAATGCCTACGGCAACGGTGTGGTCACCACGACTCTCGGCTACGGCCTCGGCTACGACGAGCATCTGCTCGCGACGGTGGCGGACGGGGGGACCGGCAGTGCTCTGTTCGCGGAGGATCCCGACACCGCCGCCCAGCTGATCGCGGGCGAGGTGGACAACCTCCTGGCCAAGGTCGCCCAGGCCGCATCGGTGACCATCCGTATGTACCACCCGGTGCACGCGGTCCAGGTCTTCGGGCACCTGCCCGCGAGCCGGCTCGCCGACGGCTCGGTGATGGTCGAGCTCGGCGATTTTCACGCCGGGGAGAGCCGTCACCACCTGCTGCGCTTCGCCGTACCGGGAATCGCCGCGCTGGGCCTGGCCACTGTCGCCGAGTTGTCCTTCACCTATGTGGAGACGCCGTCACTGACCACCCACACCGTTACCGTGCCGATCGCGGTCAACGTCGTCCCCGGTGACCAGGCAGCCCGTCGCATCACCGACCCCGAGATACGGACCGAGCTCGCCTTCCAGCAGGCGCAGGAGGCCCGGCGCGAGGCTGATAAGGCCCTACGCCGTGGGGGCGTGGAAGAGGCGGCCGCGACCCTGCGGGAGGCCGGTGACAAGCTGGAGGCTCACCTGTCCTCCGCGGTTCCGTCTCAGGTGAAGGATCTGGCCGAGGAGGTGGCCAAACTCCGTGAGCTCGCCGAGCGTGCCCGCTGGGACGACGTTCGCCGAATCTCCAAGAGCAACTTGGAACGCTGGCATCTTTCCACCCGAAAGCGCCGCCGCAATGAGGACGACGTCGAGTGA
- the hpnH gene encoding adenosyl-hopene transferase HpnH has protein sequence MTMPVRQRLRIGGYILRQKLRGRAKFPLLLELEPLFACNLKCAGCGKIQHPADVLKRRMPVEQALAAVEECGAPMVSIAGGEPLMHPQIDEMVRKLVARKVYVFLCTNALLIPKMIDRFEPSPYFAWTIHLDGMRERHDESVCKDGVFDEAVAAVRECQRRGFRVTTNTTFFNTDSPQTVIDVLDYLNDDLRVDEMMISPGYAYEKAPDQEHFLGVQETRELFRKAFSGGNRRRWRFNHSPLFLDFLEGKTDFRCTAWAIPSYSLLGWQRPCYLMSDGYAATYRELIEDTDWDAYGRGRDPRCANCMAHCGYEPTAVFATLTSLKESLRALRDG, from the coding sequence ATGACGATGCCAGTTCGCCAGCGCCTGCGTATCGGCGGCTACATCCTCCGCCAGAAACTCCGCGGACGTGCGAAGTTCCCGCTCCTGCTGGAGCTTGAGCCGCTGTTCGCCTGCAACCTGAAATGCGCGGGCTGCGGAAAGATCCAGCACCCCGCCGACGTGCTGAAGCGGCGCATGCCGGTCGAGCAGGCCCTGGCGGCCGTCGAGGAGTGCGGCGCCCCCATGGTGTCGATCGCGGGCGGGGAACCGCTCATGCATCCGCAGATCGACGAGATGGTCCGGAAACTGGTCGCCCGGAAGGTGTACGTGTTCCTGTGCACCAACGCGCTGCTGATCCCCAAGATGATCGACCGGTTCGAGCCCTCGCCGTACTTCGCGTGGACGATCCACCTGGACGGCATGCGCGAGCGCCACGACGAGTCCGTGTGCAAGGACGGCGTGTTCGACGAGGCCGTCGCCGCGGTCAGGGAGTGCCAGCGCCGCGGCTTCCGGGTCACCACCAACACGACGTTCTTCAACACCGACAGCCCGCAGACCGTCATCGACGTCCTCGACTATCTCAACGACGACCTTCGCGTCGACGAGATGATGATCTCTCCTGGCTACGCGTACGAGAAGGCGCCCGACCAGGAGCACTTCCTCGGCGTGCAGGAGACCAGGGAGCTGTTCCGCAAGGCGTTCTCCGGCGGGAACCGGCGGCGGTGGAGGTTCAACCACTCGCCGCTCTTCCTGGACTTCCTGGAGGGCAAGACCGACTTCCGGTGTACGGCGTGGGCGATTCCGTCGTACTCGCTGCTCGGCTGGCAGCGGCCCTGCTACCTCATGTCCGACGGCTACGCGGCGACCTACCGCGAGCTGATCGAGGACACCGACTGGGACGCCTACGGCCGGGGACGCGATCCCCGGTGCGCCAACTGCATGGCCCACTGCGGATACGAGCCGACCGCCGTGTTCGCCACGCTGACCTCCCTCAAGGAGTCGCTCCGCGCCCTACGCGACGGTTGA
- a CDS encoding phosphorothioated DNA-binding restriction endonuclease, with protein MDWTERIAGIRRWTRGGERAPHKPLLLLYVLGRFQQHGGNLPIPFSAAEVDLKRLLKEYGPPRDTSPGYPFHHLTSDGLWLVDTVTGPGSPGPELGRLRDGQATGRLHPDLARALSEDPRLVAGIARFLLDANFPASLHADICRLVGLDLDGLETAKPSPSGIVRRDPAFREKVLMAYEYACAFCAYDGWLDGTAVGLDAAHVRWWAFEGPDDLANGLCLCAIHHKLFDKGVLGLTSDRTITVSARFVGRSASARDMVLSLAGRPTRDPQPGMDAVESDHIDWHGRQVFRTPSRSI; from the coding sequence GTGGACTGGACCGAGCGGATCGCAGGCATCCGGCGCTGGACGCGCGGTGGCGAGCGGGCGCCGCACAAGCCGCTCCTGCTGCTCTACGTCCTGGGCCGCTTCCAGCAGCACGGCGGCAACCTGCCGATCCCTTTCAGCGCCGCCGAGGTCGACCTCAAGCGGCTGCTCAAGGAGTACGGTCCGCCGCGCGACACCAGCCCCGGCTACCCGTTCCATCACCTGACCAGCGACGGCTTGTGGCTGGTCGACACCGTTACCGGTCCCGGTAGCCCCGGCCCGGAACTGGGTCGCCTGCGCGACGGCCAGGCCACCGGCCGGCTGCATCCCGACCTCGCTCGTGCCCTCTCGGAAGACCCTCGCCTGGTGGCGGGGATCGCCCGCTTCCTGCTGGACGCGAACTTTCCAGCCTCTCTGCACGCCGACATCTGCCGGTTGGTCGGCCTGGACCTGGACGGCTTGGAGACGGCCAAGCCCTCCCCTTCGGGCATCGTGCGCCGTGATCCCGCCTTCCGCGAGAAGGTGCTCATGGCCTACGAGTACGCCTGCGCGTTCTGCGCCTACGACGGCTGGCTGGACGGCACAGCGGTCGGCCTGGACGCCGCCCACGTGCGCTGGTGGGCCTTCGAAGGCCCTGACGATCTGGCCAACGGGCTGTGCCTGTGCGCCATCCACCACAAGCTGTTCGACAAGGGCGTCCTGGGCCTGACCTCCGATCGCACCATCACCGTCTCGGCCAGGTTCGTCGGCCGATCGGCCTCGGCACGCGACATGGTGCTGTCCCTGGCCGGACGGCCCACCCGCGACCCACAACCGGGTATGGACGCCGTCGAGTCCGACCACATCGACTGGCACGGCCGCCAGGTCTTCCGCACGCCCTCTCGAAGCATCTGA